A region of Liolophura sinensis isolate JHLJ2023 chromosome 8, CUHK_Ljap_v2, whole genome shotgun sequence DNA encodes the following proteins:
- the LOC135474088 gene encoding uncharacterized protein LOC135474088 — protein sequence MPSEMTSKVLVPVITKLDGEIFIPHKEASKQEELFRNILIGPISRVFEAAKIVLAGTFDALQVPPSDLQWSSNTDPDGNPQYLGVRSRDIRVGVVLDSGQGINMDVQRLGPARGRLREVTYWQYQVTYKGVVCCDHGTNVLYGAW from the exons ATGCCCAGCGAGATGACATCCAAAGTTCTTGTCCCGGTCATCACCAAACTTGACGGGGAAATTTTTATCCCACAT AAAGAAGCAAGTAAACAAGAGGAACTGTTTCGGAACATCCTGATTGGGCCCATCTCAAGAGTCTTTGAGGCAGCAAAAATTGTGCTGGCCGGCACGTTTGACGCACTACAGGTGCCGCCTTCTGACCTGCAGTGGTCGTCCAACACAGACCCGGATGGAAACCCCCAGTATTTGGGGGTCCGTTCTAGGGACATCCGGGTAGGCGTGGTGTTGGATTCCGGACAGGGCATAAACATGGATGTCCAGCGTCTGGGTCCAGCACGCGGTCGACTCCGGGAGGTGACCTACTGGCAGTATCAGGTCACATACAAGGGCGTTGTTTGCTGCGATCACGGCACCAACGTCCTGTATGGAGCCTGGTAA
- the LOC135472315 gene encoding piggyBac transposable element-derived protein 3-like, whose protein sequence is MAASITQGVRSFYGRQYRPRYIQVDIPDDSEDDLSSDEDFNMDNLDTDFHPNDDEGSSGSEDSTEDETITDDQSLPSHPQTQKSSRTNTIKWNKSAKLTQRPEADFPERRLTLNQDFLETQSLSNNSSPISFFRAFMDENYIKEVAFQTNLYSTQSSQASGSRAPPAVTVEEINKALGILLYMGVVKMPNRRMYWCPSTKVPLISESMSRNRFERIMSCLHFNDNSSNDGTQKLFKIQPFLDHVQQRFKGVVVPETYQCIDEMMVAFKGRHSLKQYMPKKPSKWGYKLWARAGVSGYVYDFEVCGGGPKGPPSEAEVPKVLGESECVVLRLIQPLAPKQHKIFFDNYFSSPELLVYLKEQGHFAVCTIRQNRLRHCPVMSEKDIKKAGRGSMDQCVDKDNNVVVCAWQDSRRVLTASNYVGVDPVDECKRYDRKLKQEITIPRPAIVSIYNKFMGGVDKADMMISLYKTKFRCRK, encoded by the exons ATGGCAGCCTCCATAACCCAGGGTGTGCG ATCATTTTACGGGCGCCAGTATCGGCCGAGATATATTCAAGTTGACATTCCTGATGACAGTGAGGATGACTTAAGCAGTGATGAGGACTTCAACATGGATAATTTAGACACCGACTTCCATCCAAATGATGATGAGGGCAGTTCTGGATCTGAAGATAGCACGGAGGATGAAACCATCACTGACGACCAGTCACTACCTTCCCACCCTCAAACACAGAAATCTTCCAGAACAAACACTATCAAATGGAACAAAAGTGCTAAACTAACCCAACGCCCTGAAGCTGACTTTCCTGAAAGGCGACTCACTCTAAATCAAGATTTTCTTGAAACACAGAGCCTTTCAAATAACAGTTCTCCCATCAGCTTCTTTCGAGCATTTATGGATGAAAATTATATCAAGGAAGTGGCATTTCAAACCAACCTTTATTCAACACAGAGCTCTCAAGCTTCAGGTTCCAGGGCTCCACCTGCAGTCACGgtggaagaaataaataaagcattggGGATCTTGCTCTACATGGGGGTTGTAAAAATGCCAAACAGAAGGATGTACTGGTGTCCCAGCACTAAAGTCCCACTTATTTCAGAAAGTATGTCACGAAATCGATTTGAACGCATCATGAGTTGCCTGCATTTCAACGACAATTCCAGCAACGATGGAACacaaaaattgttcaaaatacAACCTTTCCTTGATCATGTACAGCAGAGATTCAAAGGTGTTGTAGTGCCCGAAACCTACCAATGTATAGATGAGATGATGGTTGCTTTCAAAGGTCGACATTCATTGAAGCAATATATGCCAAAAAAGCCTTCCAAATGGGGATACAAGTTGTGGGCAAGGGCAGGCGTTTCTGGGTATGTGTATGACTTTGAGGTTTGTGGCGGTGGTCCCAAAGGCCCACCCTCTGAAGCCGAAGTACCAAAAGTACTGGGGGAAAGTGAATGTGTTGTTTTGCGACTCATCCAGCCACTGGCtccaaaacaacacaagatCTTTTTTGACAACTACTTTTCCAGTCCTGAACTTCTCGTCTACCTCAAGGAACAGGGTCACTTTGCAGTTTGCACCATAAGGCAAAATCGTCTGAGGCATTGTCCAGTAATGAGTGAGAAGGACATCAAAAAGGCCGGTAGGGGTTCCATGGATCAATGCGTCGATAAGGATAACAATGTTGTTGTATGTGCCTGGCAAGACAGTAGACGGGTCCTTACTGCGTCAAATTATGTGGGTGTGGATCCAGTTGACGAATGTAAACGCTATGACAGAAAGCTGAAACAGGAGATTACAATCCCTCGTCCTGCAATAGTGTCCATATACAACAAGTTCATGGGCGGAGTGGATAAGGCTGACATGATGATTAGTCTCTACAAAACCAAATTCCGATGCAGAAAATAG